A single window of Drosophila suzukii chromosome 3, CBGP_Dsuzu_IsoJpt1.0, whole genome shotgun sequence DNA harbors:
- the Mzt1 gene encoding mitotic-spindle organizing protein 1 yields MSENSQPHESEVTLTVLHAISEIVNTGLSKESLKICMELLQHGVSSLALAKAIKAIRKGVEKKEREEEDTQSENGDSGQPSPVTCRKLF; encoded by the coding sequence ATGTCTGAAAATTCGCAACCTCATGAATCCGAAGTTACCTTGACTGTGCTGCACGCCATATCGGAGATAGTGAATACTGGTCTAAGTAAAGAATCTCTCAAAATCTGCATGGAACTCTTGCAACATGGTGTTTCTTCTCTTGCGTTAGCGAAAGCCATCAAAGCCATTAGAAAGGGAGTTGAAAAGAAGGAAAGAGAAGAAGAGGACACTCAATCGGAAAATGGGGATTCAGGCCAACCATCTCCCGTAACATGTAGAAAATTATTCTGA
- the LOC108012458 gene encoding uncharacterized protein encodes MGIQNYYGNLKKKILKITKKEEPTREMVSPPQIHNLGEEISQLVHSKSFENAYNTAAPFLFASLGAWPGYWLFRGMDYHVHRSHIPLPIYIRQTYYQAKVVQLFIIMAGTYTVFRNNRNKLRLMNTNSVGES; translated from the exons atgGGCATCCAGAACTATTACGGCAATCTGAAGAAGAAAATCCTGAAGATCACGAAAAAAGAGGAACCAACCAGGGAAATGGTCAGCCCACCTCAAATACATAATCTTGGCGAGGAAATAAGTCAGTTGGTGCACTCCAAATCCTTCGAGAACGCCTACAATACTGCCGCCCCTTTTCTTTTTGCCAGTTTGGGGGCGTGGCCTGGCTATTGGCTTTTCAGAGGAATGGATTATCACGTTCATCGGTCGCATATTCCATTGCCCATCTATATAAGACAG ACATACTATCAAGCTAAGGTGGTGCAGCTTTTTATTATAATGGCTGGCACTTATACAGTTTTCAGAAACAATCGCAATAAACTGCGATTAATGAACACAAATAGCGTGGGTGAATCTTAG
- the LOC108012457 gene encoding uncharacterized protein — MDTLRQKFSELFNSSVTTKDEEGKLGEATTSEVSNQETEKPDDTSPSDTTEPITSADLPTPDLKLQTFKKQTYQPINYELEFVDFVERNAPKGFSKKIMDMMPYLQVSFLSWPAFWFWRGYNWQSKRKTERIGFYIQRTYQQAKLMQLAIIATGLLTVSMGQTAGMPIKLETVNHKKPEDDIEDTG, encoded by the exons ATGGATACGCTGCGCCAGAAGTTTTCCGAGTTATTTAATAGCTCCGTGACCACAAAGGATGAGGAAGGGAAGCTTGGAGAGGCCACAACATCGGAAGTTTCAAATCAGGAAACTGAGAAGCCAGACGACACTTCTCCATCTGATACCACGGAACCCATAACCTCTGCGGATTTGCCAACCCCAGATCTGAAGTTGCAAACGTTCAAGAAACAAACATACCAACCTATAAACTATGAACTGGAGTTTGTGGACTTTGTGGAACGCAATGCTCCCAAGGGTTTTTCCAAGAAGATAATGGATATGATGCCCTATTTGCAAGTGAGCTTTTTATCCTGGCCAGCTTTTTGGTTTTGGCGTGGATACAATTGGCAATCTAAACGGAAAACAGAGAGAATTGGTTTCTACATTCAAAGG ACCTATCAGCAGGCCAAACTGATGCAATTGGCCATCATAGCTACTGGTCTGTTAACGGTTTCAATGGGTCAAACTGCCGGCATGCCAATAAAATTGGAAACAGTTAACCATAAAAAGCCAGAAGATGATATTGAAGACACGGGTTAG